Proteins encoded in a region of the Benincasa hispida cultivar B227 chromosome 2, ASM972705v1, whole genome shotgun sequence genome:
- the LOC120070997 gene encoding APO protein 3, mitochondrial isoform X3: MECKTRFCFEVHIGHVGHEIRTCTGAKSGFRSAMHAWRKGGVQDVIFFPKCYHLYDCVAKPRVGHDERYNIPRIPAILELCIQAGVDIEKYPSKRRTKPVYSIEGRIVDFESVKETNEVETGVFIKTGDNFVKSYFGIELEGTNTSSFLWKISNTLGQQYEVDTELRQLSILTLDSWLKMVCGAKKIMEKYMVQTCGYCPEVQVSPRGHKVRMCRASKHQSRNGLHAWQEATIDDLVGPNYVWHMKDLKGPPLDNKLKRFYGKVPAVVELCVQAGAPIPDQYRSMMRLDVVSPDSDEVDLVA, translated from the exons ATGGAATGTAAAACAAG GTTCTGCTTTGAGGTTCATATTGGACATGTAGGTCATGAAATTCGAACCTGCACTGGTGCAAAGAGTGGATTTCGAAGTGCTATGCACGCTTGGAGGAAGGGGGGAGTTCAAGACGTGATCTTTTTCCCCAAATGTTACCATCTTTATGATTGTGTAGCGAAACCAAGAGTTGGACACGACGAGAGGTATAACATACCACGGATACCTGCTATATTGGAGCTATGCATCCAAGCTGGTGTTGATATTGAAAAATACCCTTCTAAAAGACGGACAAAACCTGTATACAGTATTGAAGGGAGAATTGTAGATTTTGAGTCGGTGAAGGAAACAAATGAGGTGGAGACCGGGGTTTTTATCAAGACTGGTGATAATTTTGTAAAATCTTATTTTGGGATAGAACTTGAAGGAACCAACACATCTTCATTCTTATGGAAAATTAGTAATACTTTGGGTCAGCAGTATGAAGTAGACACTGAGTTAAGACAATTGAGCATCCTAACACTGGACTCGTGGCTTAAAATGGTATGCGGAGCaaagaaaataatggaaaagtACATGGTACAGACATGTGGATACTGTCCCGAGGTCCAGGTTAGTCCTAGGGGGCATAAGGTGAGAATGTGTCGAGCTTCGAAGCATCAGTCTCGTAATGGGTTGCATGCATGGCAGGAAGCAACAATAGACGATCTTGTGGGTCCAAATTATGTATGGCATATGAAAGATTTGAAAGGGCCTCCTTTGGATAACAAGTTGAAGAGATTTTACGGCAAAGTTCCGGCTGTGGTTGAACTTTGCGTGCAAGCAGGGGCACCTATTCCAGATCAGTATAGGAGCATGATGAGGCTAGATGTCGTTTCCCCGGACAGTGATGAAGTGGATCTCGTTGCTTGA
- the LOC120070997 gene encoding APO protein 3, mitochondrial isoform X2, producing MTRKQGRLQHYIERFCFEVHIGHVGHEIRTCTGAKSGFRSAMHAWRKGGVQDVIFFPKCYHLYDCVAKPRVGHDERYNIPRIPAILELCIQAGVDIEKYPSKRRTKPVYSIEGRIVDFESVKETNEVETGVFIKTGDNFVKSYFGIELEGTNTSSFLWKISNTLGQQYEVDTELRQLSILTLDSWLKMVCGAKKIMEKYMVQTCGYCPEVQVSPRGHKVRMCRASKHQSRNGLHAWQEATIDDLVGPNYVWHMKDLKGPPLDNKLKRFYGKVPAVVELCVQAGAPIPDQYRSMMRLDVVSPDSDEVDLVA from the exons ATGACTAGGAAGCAGGGGCGGCTTCAACATTATATTGAGAG GTTCTGCTTTGAGGTTCATATTGGACATGTAGGTCATGAAATTCGAACCTGCACTGGTGCAAAGAGTGGATTTCGAAGTGCTATGCACGCTTGGAGGAAGGGGGGAGTTCAAGACGTGATCTTTTTCCCCAAATGTTACCATCTTTATGATTGTGTAGCGAAACCAAGAGTTGGACACGACGAGAGGTATAACATACCACGGATACCTGCTATATTGGAGCTATGCATCCAAGCTGGTGTTGATATTGAAAAATACCCTTCTAAAAGACGGACAAAACCTGTATACAGTATTGAAGGGAGAATTGTAGATTTTGAGTCGGTGAAGGAAACAAATGAGGTGGAGACCGGGGTTTTTATCAAGACTGGTGATAATTTTGTAAAATCTTATTTTGGGATAGAACTTGAAGGAACCAACACATCTTCATTCTTATGGAAAATTAGTAATACTTTGGGTCAGCAGTATGAAGTAGACACTGAGTTAAGACAATTGAGCATCCTAACACTGGACTCGTGGCTTAAAATGGTATGCGGAGCaaagaaaataatggaaaagtACATGGTACAGACATGTGGATACTGTCCCGAGGTCCAGGTTAGTCCTAGGGGGCATAAGGTGAGAATGTGTCGAGCTTCGAAGCATCAGTCTCGTAATGGGTTGCATGCATGGCAGGAAGCAACAATAGACGATCTTGTGGGTCCAAATTATGTATGGCATATGAAAGATTTGAAAGGGCCTCCTTTGGATAACAAGTTGAAGAGATTTTACGGCAAAGTTCCGGCTGTGGTTGAACTTTGCGTGCAAGCAGGGGCACCTATTCCAGATCAGTATAGGAGCATGATGAGGCTAGATGTCGTTTCCCCGGACAGTGATGAAGTGGATCTCGTTGCTTGA
- the LOC120070997 gene encoding APO protein 3, mitochondrial isoform X1 — MRLTMQIHLSLKSRLIPLNLFGLSPFHCSFTQIAKKLEYGDAPDPPYVDLPKPRERKSNRKPYPTPMKVLIQKAKEERVARKAQPCRMLEHPPDNGLLVPDLVHVAQNVYLAWKLLRFGISRLVEAIPIQRCRCMLFCFEVHIGHVGHEIRTCTGAKSGFRSAMHAWRKGGVQDVIFFPKCYHLYDCVAKPRVGHDERYNIPRIPAILELCIQAGVDIEKYPSKRRTKPVYSIEGRIVDFESVKETNEVETGVFIKTGDNFVKSYFGIELEGTNTSSFLWKISNTLGQQYEVDTELRQLSILTLDSWLKMVCGAKKIMEKYMVQTCGYCPEVQVSPRGHKVRMCRASKHQSRNGLHAWQEATIDDLVGPNYVWHMKDLKGPPLDNKLKRFYGKVPAVVELCVQAGAPIPDQYRSMMRLDVVSPDSDEVDLVA; from the exons ATGCGACTGACCATGCAAATTCATCTCAGCCTCAAGAGTCGACTTATTCCTCTAAATCTCTTTGGGCTTAGCCCGTTTCACTGTTCTTTCACCCAGATTGCAAAGAAACTTGAATATGGTGACGCACCTGATCCTCCTTATGTTGATTTACCCAAACCCCGTGAAAGAAAGTCCAATAGAAAACCCTATCCCACTCCTATGAAGGTTTTGATTCAGAAAGCAAAAGAGGAGAGAGTAGCTAGAAAGGCCCAACCTTGTAGGATGCTCGAACACCCGCCTGATAATGGATTGTTGGTGCCTGATCTTGTCCATGTAGCTCAGAATGTCTACCTAGCTTGGAAACTGCTCCGCTTTGGCATATCGAGGCTTGTGGAGGCCATTCCCATTCAACGATGCAGGTGCATGTT GTTCTGCTTTGAGGTTCATATTGGACATGTAGGTCATGAAATTCGAACCTGCACTGGTGCAAAGAGTGGATTTCGAAGTGCTATGCACGCTTGGAGGAAGGGGGGAGTTCAAGACGTGATCTTTTTCCCCAAATGTTACCATCTTTATGATTGTGTAGCGAAACCAAGAGTTGGACACGACGAGAGGTATAACATACCACGGATACCTGCTATATTGGAGCTATGCATCCAAGCTGGTGTTGATATTGAAAAATACCCTTCTAAAAGACGGACAAAACCTGTATACAGTATTGAAGGGAGAATTGTAGATTTTGAGTCGGTGAAGGAAACAAATGAGGTGGAGACCGGGGTTTTTATCAAGACTGGTGATAATTTTGTAAAATCTTATTTTGGGATAGAACTTGAAGGAACCAACACATCTTCATTCTTATGGAAAATTAGTAATACTTTGGGTCAGCAGTATGAAGTAGACACTGAGTTAAGACAATTGAGCATCCTAACACTGGACTCGTGGCTTAAAATGGTATGCGGAGCaaagaaaataatggaaaagtACATGGTACAGACATGTGGATACTGTCCCGAGGTCCAGGTTAGTCCTAGGGGGCATAAGGTGAGAATGTGTCGAGCTTCGAAGCATCAGTCTCGTAATGGGTTGCATGCATGGCAGGAAGCAACAATAGACGATCTTGTGGGTCCAAATTATGTATGGCATATGAAAGATTTGAAAGGGCCTCCTTTGGATAACAAGTTGAAGAGATTTTACGGCAAAGTTCCGGCTGTGGTTGAACTTTGCGTGCAAGCAGGGGCACCTATTCCAGATCAGTATAGGAGCATGATGAGGCTAGATGTCGTTTCCCCGGACAGTGATGAAGTGGATCTCGTTGCTTGA